Proteins from a genomic interval of Vibrio casei:
- a CDS encoding phosphatase translates to MQIKVDTHTHTYASGHAYSTLIENAQMAKEHGMAMFCTTDHSSAMPGSPHYWFFNNQRVVPRFLNGVAVLRGVETNIMNEQGEVDLHPSSYEHLDWIIASFHEAVFRFQDKAGHTRALINTIKSGKVDALGHLGNPNYDFDFEAVALCAKEYNVAIELNNSSLKGGSRAGSEERCEAIARVVKEVGGFITTGSDAHFCYDLGKFEKVSALLDKVTMPSDKVITHTPKQFLDFLALRGRKPITEFQGM, encoded by the coding sequence ATGCAGATTAAAGTTGATACTCACACGCATACTTACGCAAGTGGTCATGCTTACAGTACACTGATTGAAAACGCTCAAATGGCGAAAGAACATGGAATGGCAATGTTTTGCACAACTGATCACTCATCTGCAATGCCTGGTTCTCCACATTATTGGTTTTTTAACAATCAACGAGTTGTGCCTAGATTTTTAAATGGTGTAGCCGTTTTACGAGGCGTTGAAACGAATATCATGAACGAGCAAGGTGAAGTGGATCTTCACCCGAGTTCTTATGAACATTTAGATTGGATTATCGCCAGTTTTCACGAAGCGGTTTTTCGTTTTCAAGATAAAGCAGGACATACTCGTGCTTTAATTAATACGATCAAAAGCGGTAAAGTCGATGCTCTCGGCCACTTGGGAAACCCTAATTACGATTTTGATTTTGAAGCCGTTGCGTTATGCGCTAAAGAGTACAATGTCGCGATTGAGTTAAATAATTCTTCGCTTAAGGGGGGAAGCCGAGCAGGCAGTGAAGAGCGCTGTGAAGCGATTGCGCGCGTAGTGAAAGAGGTGGGTGGCTTTATTACCACGGGATCCGATGCTCACTTTTGTTATGACTTAGGCAAGTTTGAAAAAGTCAGTGCTTTACTGGATAAAGTCACCATGCCAAGCGATAAGGTGATCACTCATACGCCCAAGCAGTTTCTTGATTTTCTCGCATTACGTGGCCGTAAACCCATCACTGAATTTCAAGGTATGTAA
- a CDS encoding LysR family transcriptional regulator has protein sequence MLNSRLIALLPDLATFILVVNKGSFTAAAKELGVTPSALSKLITRLEASLSVKLFDRTTRTLQITQSGEKIYQQSVAMVNAAQLAIEVSNEEHLEPVGTITVAAPKAFLSILLQPIVTPFLQQYPDIELKLKVSDGDIDMLEQGIDIMFRLTDAPYENLISKELGKVNLSLCASPTYLDLKGTPAEPTELSLHDCLYLGETKTDHIWDFVKGNETHTIPVSGRYAVNHSQMRLNGVKDGLGIGIFPDFVIKEALQNGEVVQVLKDWTIKGNYHGVIAMQYAPSKYMPTRLRVFIDYATKNLPI, from the coding sequence ATGCTTAATTCTCGATTGATTGCTCTTTTGCCCGATTTAGCCACCTTCATACTGGTGGTCAATAAAGGCAGCTTTACGGCAGCAGCAAAAGAATTAGGTGTCACGCCTTCGGCTTTAAGCAAACTCATCACTCGCTTGGAAGCTTCACTCTCTGTAAAACTGTTTGATCGCACGACACGAACATTACAAATCACACAATCTGGTGAGAAAATTTATCAACAATCTGTCGCTATGGTGAACGCTGCTCAGCTTGCCATTGAAGTATCGAATGAAGAGCATTTAGAGCCAGTAGGCACTATTACGGTAGCTGCTCCAAAAGCGTTTTTAAGCATTCTTCTTCAACCCATTGTGACGCCATTTTTACAACAATATCCAGATATTGAATTGAAACTTAAAGTCTCTGATGGCGATATTGATATGCTCGAACAAGGCATCGATATTATGTTTCGCTTAACCGATGCGCCTTATGAAAATCTCATTTCAAAAGAACTTGGAAAGGTAAATTTATCTTTATGTGCTAGCCCTACATATCTTGATTTAAAAGGCACACCAGCCGAGCCGACAGAATTATCACTTCATGATTGCTTATACCTTGGCGAAACCAAAACCGATCATATTTGGGATTTTGTAAAAGGTAATGAAACCCATACCATTCCAGTTTCAGGACGCTATGCGGTAAACCACTCGCAAATGCGATTAAATGGAGTAAAAGATGGTTTAGGTATTGGTATTTTCCCCGATTTTGTCATCAAAGAAGCACTACAAAATGGTGAGGTCGTTCAGGTATTGAAAGATTGGACGATTAAAGGGAATTATCATGGTGTGATTGCTATGCAATACGCGCCAAGTAAATACATGCCGACGCGCTTGCGAGTCTTCATTGACTATGCGACGAAAAACCTGCCGATATAA